A genomic segment from Agelaius phoeniceus isolate bAgePho1 chromosome 2, bAgePho1.hap1, whole genome shotgun sequence encodes:
- the MTNR1B gene encoding melatonin receptor type 1B isoform X3, protein MLENGSLRNCCDPGGRGRLGLAEREAAAAGAPRPAWVVPVLSSVLIFTTVVDILGNLLVILSVFKNRKLRNSAPEEGNRCHPAEKSLPNAVGGVKEALLKLAQES, encoded by the exons ATGCTGGAGAACGGCTCCCTGAGGAACTGCTGTGACCCGGGCGGGCGCGGCCGCTTGGGCTTGGCggaacgggaggcggcggcagcgggcgCCCCGCGGCCCGCCTGGGTGGTGCCGGTGCTGTCCAGCGTGCTGATCTTCACCACCGTGGTGGACATCCTGGGCAACCTCCTGGTCATCCTCTCCGTCTTCAAGAACCGCAAGCTTCGGAACTCAG CTCCCGAGGAGGGGAATCGGTGCCATCCGGCGGAAAAAAGCCTGCCCAATGCCGTTGGAGGAGTGAAGGAGGCGCTTTTAAAACTTGCTCAAGAGTCCTAA
- the MTNR1B gene encoding melatonin receptor type 1B isoform X2, translated as MLENGSLRNCCDPGGRGRLGLAEREAAAAGAPRPAWVVPVLSSVLIFTTVVDILGNLLVILSVFKNRKLRNSGPSVVPNEALCGLYGAPEEGNRCHPAEKSLPNAVGGVKEALLKLAQES; from the exons ATGCTGGAGAACGGCTCCCTGAGGAACTGCTGTGACCCGGGCGGGCGCGGCCGCTTGGGCTTGGCggaacgggaggcggcggcagcgggcgCCCCGCGGCCCGCCTGGGTGGTGCCGGTGCTGTCCAGCGTGCTGATCTTCACCACCGTGGTGGACATCCTGGGCAACCTCCTGGTCATCCTCTCCGTCTTCAAGAACCGCAAGCTTCGGAACTCAG GTCCTTCAGTGGTTCCTAATGAGGCATTATGTGGTCTCTATGGAGCTCCCGAGGAGGGGAATCGGTGCCATCCGGCGGAAAAAAGCCTGCCCAATGCCGTTGGAGGAGTGAAGGAGGCGCTTTTAAAACTTGCTCAAGAGTCCTAA